Sequence from the Candidatus Krumholzibacteriota bacterium genome:
CTGTATCAGGGACGCCTTGTCAGGGTCAATAATATACTCCCTTATAGCGGAAGTTACAACCATTACTTCCACAGCCGGAGCACGTCCCGGACCGTCTTTCAACGGGACAAGCCTCTGGGCTATTACAGCCTGAAGGGTCGAGGAAAGCATATATCTGATCTCCTGGTGCTGGTGAGGAGGGAAAAAGGAGATCACCCTGTTGATAGTCTGCGTGGCGTCAATCGTATGAAGGGTGGAAAACACAAGATGGCCTGTATCGGCTGCCATCAGGGCGATTTCCATCGTCAGGGCATCCCTTATCTCGCCGACGAGGATCACGTCCGGATCCTGGCGGAGGATATGCCTGAGCGCTTCATGAAAAGATGTTGTGTCCGTGCCGATCTCACGCTGATTAATGATACTCTTGATATCATGGTGAAGAAACTCGATCGGGTCCTCGATCGTTATGACATTTTTATTGGTATTCTCGTTTATTTCCCGGATCATCGCTGCGAGCGTCGTCGATTTACCGCTTCCGACCGTGCCGGTCACAAATATCAGCCCTCTCTGTTTCAAAGCCAGTTCCTTGAGGATCAGAGGGAGCTTGAGATCATCGAGAGACTTGATCTCGACAGGGACATGCCTGAAGACCATCGCGATCGAACCTCTCTGAACGTAGAAATTCGCTCTGAACCTCGCCAGCCCGGCTACTCCGAAAGCAAAATCGACCTCTCTGGTTTTTTTAAACTTGTCTCTCTGCGCGGGGGTTAGTATCTGCTCGGCAATAGCTTCCATATCTTTTGGTCCCGGCCGGTCGAAATCCAGGTGGGTAAGCTTCCCGTCGATCCTTACGACAGGAGGCAATCCAGCCTTAATATGCAGATCGGAACCGTTTTTTGCGATCATCGCTTCAAGGATATTCTTAATTTTCATCAGTCGGTGCCCCTCGCGTAAATTGTTATCCTGCAACAGACAAATCGATACAATACAGGATTATTCGACAGAAGCCGGATATCTGCCCTTGTGCCGGATCAAATACTGTAATGAAGATCAATTGCAAGGATCACGCCGGTTCGATAAGAAAAAGAGGTTGCCCGAACTCGACGGGCTGGGAATCCTTCACGAGGATCTTGCGGACAATCCCGTTCCTGTCCGATTCGATCTCATTCATCAGTTTCATGGCTTCGATTATACAGACGACCTGCCCAGCCTCAACGACCGAACCGATCTCCACGAATGGCTCTTTCTCCGGTCCGGATGCCTGGTAAAAGGTGCCTACCATCGGTGATACGATCTGTTCGAAGCCATCACCCTTCTCATCGGAGGGTCCTGACGGAATATCAATATTTTCAGCAGCTTTTTCCACTTGAGGTTCAGCGGGAAGATCCTCTGTTCTGTTCTCCCCCGCTTCATCGGGGATTGGTTGCGGCTTGAATTCGATCCTCGCCGGCTCGATGATGCCCTCTTCCTCACCGCCGGTCAGGGAGGCGCGGTTCTTCACCAGTCTGATCGAAGTGAAGAACTTCCTGACCTCGATCTCGTCGAGACCCTCCGAGTTCATGATATCTATAAGTTTTGATATCCTGTCGAATATCATTCTATACCCGCTCGATATAACGACCAGTCCTGGTATCGATTTTCAATATATCACCGATCTCGATGAATAACGGAACACTTACCGTGGCTCCCGTCTCCAGCCTGGCAGGTTTCGATCCTCCCTGGGCTGTATCCCCCCTGAGCCCCGGTTCAGTCTCCGCGACGGCAAGTTCGACGAATGTTGGCAATTCGACCGACAATGGTATCGTTCCGTCCATAAGGACAGATACTTCCATATTCTCTTTAAGGTATGGAGTTATATCTTTGACAAGTTCGGCGGCAAGGGGAATCTGTTCGTAAGTTTCCGTATCCATCATGTAATAAAGCTCATCGGAGTTGTAAAGGAACTGATAAGTGTTCCTGTCCACCCTTACTTCCTCGATCTTTTCCCCCGCCCTGAAGGTCTTGTCGACGACCGCTCCTTCAGGTATCTTTTTCAGTTTGGTCCTTACAAAGGCTCCGCCTTTTCCCGGTTTTACGTGTTGAAATTCGACAATCGCGTACAGCTGGTTGTCAATCCTCATTATAAGGCCGTTCCTGAAGTTACTGGTATCAGCCAAATCGATTTCCTTTCAGATCCCAGGGCTAGTCATTCTTTCCGTGTTTTTCCTGCATCTTTTTTATCCAGTCGTGAAAATGATCCTTTCCTTCACCCGGTCCCTGGTCATCGAGATCTTTTTCATCACTTTCACGTTCTAAAGCCACGTCATCCGAGTCTTCTTCCTGATCGTGGGAA
This genomic interval carries:
- a CDS encoding type IV pilus twitching motility protein PilT, with the translated sequence MKIKNILEAMIAKNGSDLHIKAGLPPVVRIDGKLTHLDFDRPGPKDMEAIAEQILTPAQRDKFKKTREVDFAFGVAGLARFRANFYVQRGSIAMVFRHVPVEIKSLDDLKLPLILKELALKQRGLIFVTGTVGSGKSTTLAAMIREINENTNKNVITIEDPIEFLHHDIKSIINQREIGTDTTSFHEALRHILRQDPDVILVGEIRDALTMEIALMAADTGHLVFSTLHTIDATQTINRVISFFPPHQHQEIRYMLSSTLQAVIAQRLVPLKDGPGRAPAVEVMVVTSAIREYIIDPDKASLIQQAIREGVSSHGMQSFDQSLMRLLTGGYISMEEAMKNSTNPHEFSLRLKGIQASSDTSWDGFEGAEAGGKATGGDF
- the accB gene encoding acetyl-CoA carboxylase biotin carboxyl carrier protein, whose product is MIFDRISKLIDIMNSEGLDEIEVRKFFTSIRLVKNRASLTGGEEEGIIEPARIEFKPQPIPDEAGENRTEDLPAEPQVEKAAENIDIPSGPSDEKGDGFEQIVSPMVGTFYQASGPEKEPFVEIGSVVEAGQVVCIIEAMKLMNEIESDRNGIVRKILVKDSQPVEFGQPLFLIEPA
- the efp gene encoding elongation factor P — protein: MADTSNFRNGLIMRIDNQLYAIVEFQHVKPGKGGAFVRTKLKKIPEGAVVDKTFRAGEKIEEVRVDRNTYQFLYNSDELYYMMDTETYEQIPLAAELVKDITPYLKENMEVSVLMDGTIPLSVELPTFVELAVAETEPGLRGDTAQGGSKPARLETGATVSVPLFIEIGDILKIDTRTGRYIERV